The Canis lupus dingo isolate Sandy chromosome 4, ASM325472v2, whole genome shotgun sequence genome contains a region encoding:
- the DDX41 gene encoding probable ATP-dependent RNA helicase DDX41 isoform X3 has product MEDSEPERKRARTDEVTATGSRSETEDEDDEEYVPYVPLRQRRQLLLQKLLQRRRKGAAEEEQQDSGSEPRGDEDDIPLGPQSNVSLLDQHQHLKEKAEARKESAKEKQLKEEEKILESVAEGRALMSVKEMAKGITYDDPIKTSWTPPRYVLSMSEERHERVRKKYHILVEGDGIPPPIKSFKEMKFPAAILRGLKKKGIHHPTPIQIQGIPTMPVLSNSLSGRDMIGIAFTGSGKTLVFTLPVIMFCLEQEKRLPFSKREGPYGLIICPSRELARQTHGILEYYCRLLQEDSSPLLRCALCIGGMSVKEQMETIRHGVHMMVATPGRLMDLLQKKMVSLDICRYLALDEADRMIDMGFEGDIRTIFSYFKGQRQTLLFSATMPKKIQNFAKSALVKPVTINVGRAGAASLDVIQEVEYVKEEAKMVYLLECLQKTPPPVLIFAEKKADVDAIHEYLLLKGVEAVAIHGGKGQGSCLTLHRPGGTDKSHRGIPGGQEGCPGGHRRSLQGPGLPCHPACHKL; this is encoded by the exons ATGGAGGACTCGGAACCCGAACGGAAG CGGGCTCGCACCGACGAGGTGACTGCTACCGGAAGCCGCTCCGAGACGGAGGATGAAGACGACGAAGAGTACGTGCCTTACGTGCCTTTGCGACAGCGCCGGCAGCTACTG CTCCAGAAGCTACTGCAACGAAGACGCAAAGGAGCTgcggaggaggagcagcaggacagCGGCAGCGAGCCCCGGGGAGATGAGGACGACATCCCACTGGGCCCTCAGTCCAACGTCAGCCTCCTGGATCAGCACCAGCACCTCAAAGAGAAGGCTGAAG CCCGCAAGGAGTCTGCCAAGGAGAAGCaactgaaagaagaggaaaagatcCTGGAAAGTGTGGCTGAGGGCCGAG CCTTGATGTCAGTGAAGGAAATGGCCAAGGGAATCACATACGACGATCCAATCAAAACCAG TTGGACACCGCCCCGTTATGTCCTGAGCATGTCTGAAGAGCGGCATGAACGCGTTCGGAAGAAGTACCACATCCTGGTGGAAGGAGATGGTATCCCACCACCCATTAAGAGCTTCAAGGAAATGAAATTTCCTGCAG CCATCCTGAGAGGCCTGAAGAAGAAAGGCATCCACCATCCAACACCCATTCAGATCCAGGGCATCCCCACCAT GCCTGTTCTCTCCAACAGTCTATCTGGCCGTGACATGATAGGTATCGCCTTCACGGGTTCAGGGAAGACCCTGGTGTTCACATTGCCTGTCATCATGTTCTGCTTGGAACAAGAAAAGAGATTACCTTTCTCCAAGCGTGAAGGGCCCTACGGACTCATCATCTGCCCCTCG CGGGAGCTCGCCCGGCAGACCCATGGTATCCTGGAGTATTACTGCCGCCTACTGCAAGAGGACAGCTCCCCACTCCTGCGCTGCGCTCTTTGCATCGGGGGCATGTCTGTCAAAGAGCAGATGGAAACCATTCGACA TGGTGTGCACATGATGGTGGCCACCCCTGGGCGCCTCATGGATCTGCTGCAGAAGAAGATGGTCAGCCTAGATATCTGCCGCTACCTGGCTCTGGATGAAGCTGACCGCATGATTGACATGGGTTTCGAGGGCGACATCCGCACCATCTTCTCCTACTTCAAG GGCCAGCGTCAGACCCTGCTCTTCAGTGCCACCATGCCTAAGAAAATTCAGAACTTTGCCAAGAGTGCCCTAGTAAAGCCTGTCACAATCAACGTGGGGCGTGCTGGGGCCGCCAGCCTGGATGTCATCCAG GAGGTGGAATATGTCAAGGAAGAGGCCAAGATGGTATACCTGCTTGAGTGCCTACAGAAGACACCCCCACCC GTGCTCATCTTtgcagagaagaaggcagatgtCGATGCCATCCACGAATACCTGCTGCTGAAAGGGGTCGAGGCAGTGGCCATCCATGGGGGCAAAGGTCAGGG CTCCTGCCTAACCCTCCACAGACCAGGAGGAACGGACAAAAGCCATCGAGGCATTCCGGGAGGGCAAGAAGGATGTCCTGGTGGCCACAGACGTAGCCTCCAAGGGCCTGGACTTCCCTGCCATCCAGCATGTCATAAATTATGA
- the DDX41 gene encoding probable ATP-dependent RNA helicase DDX41 isoform X4 has translation MEDSEPERKRARTDEVTATGSRSETEDEDDEEYVPYVPLRQRRQLLLQKLLQRRRKGAAEEEQQDSGSEPRGDEDDIPLGPQSNVSLLDQHQHLKEKAEARKESAKEKQLKEEEKILESVAEGRALMSVKEMAKGITYDDPIKTSWTPPRYVLSMSEERHERVRKKYHILVEGDGIPPPIKSFKEMKFPAAILRGLKKKGIHHPTPIQIQGIPTMPVLSNSLSGRDMIGIAFTGSGKTLVFTLPVIMFCLEQEKRLPFSKREGPYGLIICPSRELARQTHGILEYYCRLLQEDSSPLLRCALCIGGMSVKEQMETIRHGVHMMVATPGRLMDLLQKKMVSLDICRYLALDEADRMIDMGFEGDIRTIFSYFKGQRQTLLFSATMPKKIQNFAKSALVKPVTINVGRAGAASLDVIQEVEYVKEEAKMVYLLECLQKTPPPVLIFAEKKADVDAIHEYLLLKGVEAVAIHGGKGQGPGGTDKSHRGIPGGQEGCPGGHRRSLQGPGLPCHPACHKL, from the exons ATGGAGGACTCGGAACCCGAACGGAAG CGGGCTCGCACCGACGAGGTGACTGCTACCGGAAGCCGCTCCGAGACGGAGGATGAAGACGACGAAGAGTACGTGCCTTACGTGCCTTTGCGACAGCGCCGGCAGCTACTG CTCCAGAAGCTACTGCAACGAAGACGCAAAGGAGCTgcggaggaggagcagcaggacagCGGCAGCGAGCCCCGGGGAGATGAGGACGACATCCCACTGGGCCCTCAGTCCAACGTCAGCCTCCTGGATCAGCACCAGCACCTCAAAGAGAAGGCTGAAG CCCGCAAGGAGTCTGCCAAGGAGAAGCaactgaaagaagaggaaaagatcCTGGAAAGTGTGGCTGAGGGCCGAG CCTTGATGTCAGTGAAGGAAATGGCCAAGGGAATCACATACGACGATCCAATCAAAACCAG TTGGACACCGCCCCGTTATGTCCTGAGCATGTCTGAAGAGCGGCATGAACGCGTTCGGAAGAAGTACCACATCCTGGTGGAAGGAGATGGTATCCCACCACCCATTAAGAGCTTCAAGGAAATGAAATTTCCTGCAG CCATCCTGAGAGGCCTGAAGAAGAAAGGCATCCACCATCCAACACCCATTCAGATCCAGGGCATCCCCACCAT GCCTGTTCTCTCCAACAGTCTATCTGGCCGTGACATGATAGGTATCGCCTTCACGGGTTCAGGGAAGACCCTGGTGTTCACATTGCCTGTCATCATGTTCTGCTTGGAACAAGAAAAGAGATTACCTTTCTCCAAGCGTGAAGGGCCCTACGGACTCATCATCTGCCCCTCG CGGGAGCTCGCCCGGCAGACCCATGGTATCCTGGAGTATTACTGCCGCCTACTGCAAGAGGACAGCTCCCCACTCCTGCGCTGCGCTCTTTGCATCGGGGGCATGTCTGTCAAAGAGCAGATGGAAACCATTCGACA TGGTGTGCACATGATGGTGGCCACCCCTGGGCGCCTCATGGATCTGCTGCAGAAGAAGATGGTCAGCCTAGATATCTGCCGCTACCTGGCTCTGGATGAAGCTGACCGCATGATTGACATGGGTTTCGAGGGCGACATCCGCACCATCTTCTCCTACTTCAAG GGCCAGCGTCAGACCCTGCTCTTCAGTGCCACCATGCCTAAGAAAATTCAGAACTTTGCCAAGAGTGCCCTAGTAAAGCCTGTCACAATCAACGTGGGGCGTGCTGGGGCCGCCAGCCTGGATGTCATCCAG GAGGTGGAATATGTCAAGGAAGAGGCCAAGATGGTATACCTGCTTGAGTGCCTACAGAAGACACCCCCACCC GTGCTCATCTTtgcagagaagaaggcagatgtCGATGCCATCCACGAATACCTGCTGCTGAAAGGGGTCGAGGCAGTGGCCATCCATGGGGGCAAAGGTCAGGG ACCAGGAGGAACGGACAAAAGCCATCGAGGCATTCCGGGAGGGCAAGAAGGATGTCCTGGTGGCCACAGACGTAGCCTCCAAGGGCCTGGACTTCCCTGCCATCCAGCATGTCATAAATTATGA
- the DDX41 gene encoding probable ATP-dependent RNA helicase DDX41 isoform X1, which translates to MEDSEPERKRARTDEVTATGSRSETEDEDDEEYVPYVPLRQRRQLLLQKLLQRRRKGAAEEEQQDSGSEPRGDEDDIPLGPQSNVSLLDQHQHLKEKAEARKESAKEKQLKEEEKILESVAEGRALMSVKEMAKGITYDDPIKTSWTPPRYVLSMSEERHERVRKKYHILVEGDGIPPPIKSFKEMKFPAAILRGLKKKGIHHPTPIQIQGIPTMPVLSNSLSGRDMIGIAFTGSGKTLVFTLPVIMFCLEQEKRLPFSKREGPYGLIICPSRELARQTHGILEYYCRLLQEDSSPLLRCALCIGGMSVKEQMETIRHGVHMMVATPGRLMDLLQKKMVSLDICRYLALDEADRMIDMGFEGDIRTIFSYFKGQRQTLLFSATMPKKIQNFAKSALVKPVTINVGRAGAASLDVIQEVEYVKEEAKMVYLLECLQKTPPPVLIFAEKKADVDAIHEYLLLKGVEAVAIHGGKDQEERTKAIEAFREGKKDVLVATDVASKGLDFPAIQHVINYDMPEEIENYVHRIGRTGRSGNTGIATTFINKACDESVLMDLKALLLEAKQKVPPVLQVLHCGDESMLDIGGERGCAFCGGLGHRITDCPKLEAMQTKQVSNIGRKDYLAHSSMDF; encoded by the exons ATGGAGGACTCGGAACCCGAACGGAAG CGGGCTCGCACCGACGAGGTGACTGCTACCGGAAGCCGCTCCGAGACGGAGGATGAAGACGACGAAGAGTACGTGCCTTACGTGCCTTTGCGACAGCGCCGGCAGCTACTG CTCCAGAAGCTACTGCAACGAAGACGCAAAGGAGCTgcggaggaggagcagcaggacagCGGCAGCGAGCCCCGGGGAGATGAGGACGACATCCCACTGGGCCCTCAGTCCAACGTCAGCCTCCTGGATCAGCACCAGCACCTCAAAGAGAAGGCTGAAG CCCGCAAGGAGTCTGCCAAGGAGAAGCaactgaaagaagaggaaaagatcCTGGAAAGTGTGGCTGAGGGCCGAG CCTTGATGTCAGTGAAGGAAATGGCCAAGGGAATCACATACGACGATCCAATCAAAACCAG TTGGACACCGCCCCGTTATGTCCTGAGCATGTCTGAAGAGCGGCATGAACGCGTTCGGAAGAAGTACCACATCCTGGTGGAAGGAGATGGTATCCCACCACCCATTAAGAGCTTCAAGGAAATGAAATTTCCTGCAG CCATCCTGAGAGGCCTGAAGAAGAAAGGCATCCACCATCCAACACCCATTCAGATCCAGGGCATCCCCACCAT GCCTGTTCTCTCCAACAGTCTATCTGGCCGTGACATGATAGGTATCGCCTTCACGGGTTCAGGGAAGACCCTGGTGTTCACATTGCCTGTCATCATGTTCTGCTTGGAACAAGAAAAGAGATTACCTTTCTCCAAGCGTGAAGGGCCCTACGGACTCATCATCTGCCCCTCG CGGGAGCTCGCCCGGCAGACCCATGGTATCCTGGAGTATTACTGCCGCCTACTGCAAGAGGACAGCTCCCCACTCCTGCGCTGCGCTCTTTGCATCGGGGGCATGTCTGTCAAAGAGCAGATGGAAACCATTCGACA TGGTGTGCACATGATGGTGGCCACCCCTGGGCGCCTCATGGATCTGCTGCAGAAGAAGATGGTCAGCCTAGATATCTGCCGCTACCTGGCTCTGGATGAAGCTGACCGCATGATTGACATGGGTTTCGAGGGCGACATCCGCACCATCTTCTCCTACTTCAAG GGCCAGCGTCAGACCCTGCTCTTCAGTGCCACCATGCCTAAGAAAATTCAGAACTTTGCCAAGAGTGCCCTAGTAAAGCCTGTCACAATCAACGTGGGGCGTGCTGGGGCCGCCAGCCTGGATGTCATCCAG GAGGTGGAATATGTCAAGGAAGAGGCCAAGATGGTATACCTGCTTGAGTGCCTACAGAAGACACCCCCACCC GTGCTCATCTTtgcagagaagaaggcagatgtCGATGCCATCCACGAATACCTGCTGCTGAAAGGGGTCGAGGCAGTGGCCATCCATGGGGGCAAAG ACCAGGAGGAACGGACAAAAGCCATCGAGGCATTCCGGGAGGGCAAGAAGGATGTCCTGGTGGCCACAGACGTAGCCTCCAAGGGCCTGGACTTCCCTGCCATCCAGCATGTCATAAATTATGACATGCCTGAGGAGATCGAGAACTACG TGCATCGTATCGGCCGTACCGGGCGCTCAGGAAACACAGGCATCGCAACCACTTTCATCAACAAGGCCTGTG ATGAGTCGGTGCTGATGGACCTCAAAGCCCTGCTGCTGGAGGCTAAGCAGAAGGTGCCTCCTGTGCTACAAGTGCTGCACTGCGGGGATGAGTCCATGCTGGACATTGGAG GAGAGCGTGGCTGTGCCTTTTGTGGGGGCCTGGGCCATCGAATCACTGACTGCCCCAAACTCGAGGCTATGCAGACCAAGCAGGTCAGCAACATCGGCCGCAAGGACTACCTGGCCCACAGCTCCATGGACTTCTGA
- the DDX41 gene encoding probable ATP-dependent RNA helicase DDX41 isoform X2 — protein sequence MEDSEPERKRARTDEVTATGSRSETEDEDDEEYVPYVPLRQRRQLLLQKLLQRRRKGAAEEEQQDSGSEPRGDEDDIPLGPQSNVSLLDQHQHLKEKAEARKESAKEKQLKEEEKILESVAEGRALMSVKEMAKGITYDDPIKTSWTPPRYVLSMSEERHERVRKKYHILVEGDGIPPPIKSFKEMKFPAAILRGLKKKGIHHPTPIQIQGIPTILSGRDMIGIAFTGSGKTLVFTLPVIMFCLEQEKRLPFSKREGPYGLIICPSRELARQTHGILEYYCRLLQEDSSPLLRCALCIGGMSVKEQMETIRHGVHMMVATPGRLMDLLQKKMVSLDICRYLALDEADRMIDMGFEGDIRTIFSYFKGQRQTLLFSATMPKKIQNFAKSALVKPVTINVGRAGAASLDVIQEVEYVKEEAKMVYLLECLQKTPPPVLIFAEKKADVDAIHEYLLLKGVEAVAIHGGKDQEERTKAIEAFREGKKDVLVATDVASKGLDFPAIQHVINYDMPEEIENYVHRIGRTGRSGNTGIATTFINKACDESVLMDLKALLLEAKQKVPPVLQVLHCGDESMLDIGGERGCAFCGGLGHRITDCPKLEAMQTKQVSNIGRKDYLAHSSMDF from the exons ATGGAGGACTCGGAACCCGAACGGAAG CGGGCTCGCACCGACGAGGTGACTGCTACCGGAAGCCGCTCCGAGACGGAGGATGAAGACGACGAAGAGTACGTGCCTTACGTGCCTTTGCGACAGCGCCGGCAGCTACTG CTCCAGAAGCTACTGCAACGAAGACGCAAAGGAGCTgcggaggaggagcagcaggacagCGGCAGCGAGCCCCGGGGAGATGAGGACGACATCCCACTGGGCCCTCAGTCCAACGTCAGCCTCCTGGATCAGCACCAGCACCTCAAAGAGAAGGCTGAAG CCCGCAAGGAGTCTGCCAAGGAGAAGCaactgaaagaagaggaaaagatcCTGGAAAGTGTGGCTGAGGGCCGAG CCTTGATGTCAGTGAAGGAAATGGCCAAGGGAATCACATACGACGATCCAATCAAAACCAG TTGGACACCGCCCCGTTATGTCCTGAGCATGTCTGAAGAGCGGCATGAACGCGTTCGGAAGAAGTACCACATCCTGGTGGAAGGAGATGGTATCCCACCACCCATTAAGAGCTTCAAGGAAATGAAATTTCCTGCAG CCATCCTGAGAGGCCTGAAGAAGAAAGGCATCCACCATCCAACACCCATTCAGATCCAGGGCATCCCCACCAT TCTATCTGGCCGTGACATGATAGGTATCGCCTTCACGGGTTCAGGGAAGACCCTGGTGTTCACATTGCCTGTCATCATGTTCTGCTTGGAACAAGAAAAGAGATTACCTTTCTCCAAGCGTGAAGGGCCCTACGGACTCATCATCTGCCCCTCG CGGGAGCTCGCCCGGCAGACCCATGGTATCCTGGAGTATTACTGCCGCCTACTGCAAGAGGACAGCTCCCCACTCCTGCGCTGCGCTCTTTGCATCGGGGGCATGTCTGTCAAAGAGCAGATGGAAACCATTCGACA TGGTGTGCACATGATGGTGGCCACCCCTGGGCGCCTCATGGATCTGCTGCAGAAGAAGATGGTCAGCCTAGATATCTGCCGCTACCTGGCTCTGGATGAAGCTGACCGCATGATTGACATGGGTTTCGAGGGCGACATCCGCACCATCTTCTCCTACTTCAAG GGCCAGCGTCAGACCCTGCTCTTCAGTGCCACCATGCCTAAGAAAATTCAGAACTTTGCCAAGAGTGCCCTAGTAAAGCCTGTCACAATCAACGTGGGGCGTGCTGGGGCCGCCAGCCTGGATGTCATCCAG GAGGTGGAATATGTCAAGGAAGAGGCCAAGATGGTATACCTGCTTGAGTGCCTACAGAAGACACCCCCACCC GTGCTCATCTTtgcagagaagaaggcagatgtCGATGCCATCCACGAATACCTGCTGCTGAAAGGGGTCGAGGCAGTGGCCATCCATGGGGGCAAAG ACCAGGAGGAACGGACAAAAGCCATCGAGGCATTCCGGGAGGGCAAGAAGGATGTCCTGGTGGCCACAGACGTAGCCTCCAAGGGCCTGGACTTCCCTGCCATCCAGCATGTCATAAATTATGACATGCCTGAGGAGATCGAGAACTACG TGCATCGTATCGGCCGTACCGGGCGCTCAGGAAACACAGGCATCGCAACCACTTTCATCAACAAGGCCTGTG ATGAGTCGGTGCTGATGGACCTCAAAGCCCTGCTGCTGGAGGCTAAGCAGAAGGTGCCTCCTGTGCTACAAGTGCTGCACTGCGGGGATGAGTCCATGCTGGACATTGGAG GAGAGCGTGGCTGTGCCTTTTGTGGGGGCCTGGGCCATCGAATCACTGACTGCCCCAAACTCGAGGCTATGCAGACCAAGCAGGTCAGCAACATCGGCCGCAAGGACTACCTGGCCCACAGCTCCATGGACTTCTGA